The DNA region CTTGGCCTAGGTACTTCAAGTGAACCTTCTCCTATCGCCAAGAAGCATCtttaaggagaagaagaaggagagagtaATTCCTCAAGATGTGATTCCCacgatgaaagctccctccacaTTTTGGGCCATTAGTCAGAAAGTTTGGAGGTATCTCACTCCGACAAGATCATGATTTAAGTGAACCAAATAAGGGGGCGAGCTAATGatcttaaacaagcacttcttgggggCAACCCAAGTTTATCTTCCTTGTcttcatttatgtttttagttttttctagtttcttttctttcttcgtAATAACCCTAATTTctctccttaatttttcttgtctatttctttttgtaggaTTCTAAGTTGTGGAGGAGTGTAAATCACATATAGGGAAATATCTTCAGAACATGAATGTcttatcacttggtaacttctctaacttcaaaatctcctccatattatatttctagttttcattggaacaatgaaaagtttaaatttAAGGGATGTTTGGGTTTAGTTTAGTGTTTGTCATATCTCTTAGTTTTTGTACATTTCTttttacataataaaatttttctaattgcatcattcatcatgattgtttgttccttaatgcaaaatactagtacgtttgttctagatttcatgtggtttattggttacttatgatgctagtatgtttagtgatatatatatttctatctatgatagcatgaagtgagcaacaTTTTTAccgtaagagtttaagtattgatattgttttaggatctctatacactatatCTAGTTTTCATAGTAGATAACTTTGAAAATAGTCATAATTCATAAAATTCAACtaattcttgtgtttctaaggtaACCTCTTAATTACATTTTAATTACTAAATGATCTCGAGTCATGACAACTCACTTAGAAAAACCAAAATCCCTGCATTTGCATTTGTGTTAGTGTTACACTTTTGAAGTACCCAAaaaaagcaaaagaaagaaaaagaaaaatcatatgaataagggaaactaataatttacccctttgagaccaagttaggttactgaggaaataaatattatatttctcttgattccgagtagtcatttgagaccttgtgtagttttAAAGATATGAACCAAGCATATGATAGATAAGTGTCTCTCACTAGAAGCATAAGAAACACAATTTTATGaagacttgactagacttagagATTGAAATTTGGAAAACTTAGGTCACTATCACACTAAGCAcagaggactactacttaggtcatactaaGACTATTTTGTATTTTGCTCATCAATGAAATCATTCAATAGGGTTAGATGGATTCGCTAGTGATTacgatgcactatttaaccacatgagtttagatgcagTTTTTGCTTGAGGGCAAGCAAATGTTTAAGTCTAGAggtatgatgtgcgtagattatatatatttttatgcatgttttgacatatatctacttatatttcattagtataatctatgtttattatatCCTGTTCTTTACATGTTTTGATTGACAAGACGCATATTGGAGCGAAAGCACATATTGAAGTAATAAGCGAAGATGTAACAACctggtcatgccaattggcacgaccgtgtgctatCCCCCAAGGTGAATTTGGAGTAGGTTGTGACTTGAGTAACGGTCGTGCCCCCTTCCAGAGCCACACTATGTTCAGGTCGTGCCTCCCCTTCGGAGCTGAATCAAGATCAGGCCGTGCCCATTGGCATGACCGTGCCCATCTTCCAGAGGCTAATCATGTGGtggtcatgccaaatggcacgacagTGCTTCTTCCGCTGAGGCTAACACGCCACGGTCATGCCTctaggcacgaccgtgtggaggaGAGCATGAGACCGTGTGTTGAGTGACAAcgagtctgtcacactcgtaaatcaaattaattcatttatactcaaccgaaccccttaacctacactaaggtagtatagtagaggaccgggTCGTCTCTCACGTGGAAACAGTGATAGGACATTTGCTCTCAGACGAAATCGAACAATGGGGTTTTGTTTTGGAATTTCTACACctaatgcaaataaggaaatccTAACTAAACAGCAAATATAAACTCATAATGCAGTGTCACTCTACACTATGAGGATCCAAGAAACattaataaagaaagcaatactcaaagacaattaactaaacaaactTAACGACAATGATACgaaacctaattatgcataaaagctaAACTTGTACCATATTGTCACGCTATGATACAAGATTAACAATCATACATAATGAACTAAACAAAGTACCAAAACTAATTAACATGCATCATACGAAGATCGAACACGAAATTAAACTAACAACTACACATTAAACAAGCATAAGAACTTAACTATAAAATGAAACAAGAACAacaaataaatcctaattaaccaatccaCTTCTCCACAATAAAACACGCAAAGTATTCTGTCTGTCACTACAGAATCACCGAGGAAGAAGACCGCTGTCACTCGGAAAACTCCTGGATCCGGTGGACAGCTGACGTTACTGGTCGGAACTACAATTTACGACGATGGAAGCGCGAAATCCTTGAAGAAACCTCTCCTTGGAAAGCTGCTGAGTGAACAGTATCTCCGGCAAAGTGGAAACAGGGGCTGCTGGAAATCCGAGTTACTGATGCTTTCTTCACCGTGTCCGGCAGAGTAACTTGGATCTCCTTCTTCACCGTTTCCGGCAGTAGCCTCTGAGTGCTGATGATGAAGTGGAAATATGAGAGTCTGAGAAGGGCACGAACTCGCCGCCTAACTGGAATCTGCCACCTTCTTCACCGTGTCCAGCAGAGACTCACACGAAAGGGAACGAGGTGGATGAATGCCGAAGAAAAACCGAGGCTCGCTACCCGCCGAGAATCTCTGCTTTCTTCACCGTTTCCAGCAGAGGAACTCGGAGGGGGTGCGAGGGAGATGAGGAACCttctggagaaacctctccagcGAGGCCCAGTGAACGTCGCTGGTGCAAATCCGCTGGTGCTGCCACTGTCAACTTCAGCGTCTTCGATCgggagaaggaggaaagggcgtCGGACTCACGTGCCCTAGCCGATGCAGACGCCAGGAAGAGGGAAAGGATGTGGAGGACCGGCCGGCGGCAAGGAAGGAAAGAGGAGAagccgccggccggagagaagaAAGGAAGGAGAGGTGGCGCTGGTGTGCCCTAGCCGCTGGAAGAGGAAAACGCGAGCCCACCGCtactgtgccgtgcgtgaggagaagaagagggtttCTTAACGGGTTTCGGATCTTGGGTTTTGGTTGAGAAGGTAGATCCACTAAAGCTAAATCCGGTTCATTAAGGTAAGGTTCAAATTGGGCTTCAAATTGGATGAATTGGGCCTTTGTGATTgggtttgaattggagctcttAGAATGGGATTGAGAAGAGTGGGCTTTAAGAGTTGAATTGTTGGCTCAAATTGGGCTCTTCTCTTGATCCAAATTGGAGATGAATTGTACTTGGATGAGGATAATCTCTatggatggtccagatcttcCAGATTGCTTCCCTACAAATAAGATGCACAATTTTAGATAAAATGccagaaaatataggaaaaattatatcAACGCTGCAATAAAACTCAACtcgtaaaacatgatataaatacggGATTAAGCATACGAGAAGATAAAAATATCAAGTCCAAGATccaaaataacatataaaaatgctagttatcattGAGCTAAAACAAGGTCGTGTTGTAATTTGGCCAGATTGtagatgaattttgaaataaCCATAACTTTACGCTCAGTTGGAGTTACGGGTTGTTCCAAGCATCAAAATgtagctaatttcaagctctataaCTTTGCTTCAGAGTCCAACAAATGTTAACAAGGTCTAGCCATGCTAAAATGCACGGCCATACATCCCATTCTCGGTCATGCCACACTCTCCGCCAAGACTGCAAATCAAACTTTGAACTACCATAACTTTCGGCTTGGTTGGAGCCAGGACTCGATCCAAATATCAAATTGTATACTACAACTTTGATTTAGGGTGAATTACGAGAAAACTGGGTTTAATAGGTGAAAAATTCGATTTACCGGACCCCTATAATCATGATTTTCCTCgacagtttggaggaggtataaaagggtcaagaatctTATTTTTTTCACTCATCTTGGGATTGGGGACTTCATCCCTCTcattggggaagggttctccccttagagGGAAGCCCTAAAGCTCTTCTCCTTCAAGATCCATCCATCTTCGGAGCAAGGGAGCCCTTCTAAGGGTGCTACCCTTCAAAGATAAcatctcttttctctatctctatGTATTGAGTTGTAGTCTGTTTCTTTCTTAGTCTTTGAATTGTAATCCCTTGTAATGCAGTAGATTCTTCATATCTAGGATGTAGAAAGTAGTTGTGTTGTAATGTTGATGTATGAACTtatatttggatattttcctatGTAATGATGTGTTTACTACTTGTTCCATGTGTTATGCTTTTTATATGTTTGACGATATGTTTGACAAAATGTGTGAATGGTATAAACATGTAGACGTGAGAGGTTTGTCTCTATGTTAAGGTTGTTATTAGACTGGATAATCGAGGGATCCTTAGTGGCAGAGGATACTCATTCAGTCAGACATATTATGCCCTTAATGATAGAGGACATCGATACTTACCTACTTTATAGAGTCAAATGATCTTAACATAGGGACTAACTTTTGTTATGACATTCTAATTGAAGTGGATACTCTAGTGCTACCGTTAGAAAGTgactgtgtaatctaggaacataTGATCGGGGTCCTAGTGACAAGGATTCCCTCTTAACCGGACTTCGTAGGTTACCTCTGTACTTAATGACGTTAGAACTTGGATAGACTCTCCAATATAACCTACGCGGGGTTGTGCTAAGCTTTAGTTAGAAGCCCTACATGAGTATAAGCATGGAGTTAAgtagatgaataatgcatagggacattaactaggaTCATAACAAAATAgaaatcctagcatctatcatCCATTCCTTTCTAAGATCATCTCTTATTTcttctctctctccttctccttaatCTTTCTCTCTCTATCTTTTTTCCAACCAACCTTTCATTTGTCTAGGAAATTCGCTGTGTGAAGTCAACTAGTGCTCAATTAACAGTCCCTGtgggattgatatttttattattgacgACGTAGTCGTGCACTTACGGCTTCATAACATTAAGACATGGGATGTTGCCACAAGGTCATGAGATCGAAACTCGGCGCATCCGAGCATGTCTTCCCCTATGCCTTGGCCACCaacactaatgactagtagtcatccgtgatttacctccttcataTTGAACTAAGAACGAATTAACGGAGCCGAACGAATCACCTTTTTTTTGTCATATGATTCATTCATCTAGCACCTCTCTCTCATTATAGATCTTCACGTTATTTACCCAAACCGTACCTATGAACAAAACAAGCATAGAAGTATCTTAGTTTCAATCCTGTTgctactaaatttttaaaaaaagagaacATTTCGTTCATCAATCCATTGTTTTACTTAACTGCTTTCCACAACGGATGTTACGAATAATCTGCACAAAAACCATTAGGAGAATTGAAAATAATGTGAGGTATGTGATGAAAGTCCTTTGCAAGATTGTGTATGTATTTCTATACACACACCtttgtataaaaaaataaatgctCACCTTTTTCATGAATAATATGCATCCCACTCAGACAACACATTGCCACCAATACAACAGAATAGCACAAAAAGAACACTTGCCTTCTTGGATGAGCACCAGTCTTTTATTCTAATGCAAAACTTTAGTGAATGTTGCATGAATGACTCATCTTACTGCAACCCAAGAAAACTCAACTCCTTCCACTTGTGCTTCAACCTGTTCTTCTCCAAGACAGGGATCGTTGTTCTTCCTGGATAGGAATTTGGATATCTTACGATTCTATGGAATCTGCCTCTGTGTATCCATTTTGTATTTCATGTACAAACACTTGTTCTTTATACACTCGAAGTTTTGTCCCTCCACAAGTAACCTGTGTAGTGTTGATAAGCAGGAAGCATGGATCAGCCAGTGCAAGAAAGCACACCCAAAATGCTTCATTGTATGGGTGCATCATCAATCGTGCACCACTCGAGTGCTGAGCTAGTGCATCAGTGACACATCCCAAATTCCTGTCACTACCAAGTTAATGGGCTCCATGGAGACTTCCAGCCGATCTCATACCAAGCTACTGGATCGCAAACTCATTCTCTGTCGATAAATACCCATTGTCTTTGATTACGAAGTTGTTCCACAACAGTCAAGTTTCCGAAATGAAGAATAACCAAGGAAGATGGAGCAGGTACTTTGTGACTTGCAAGCCTTACCTTGCAATGATCTCGCTCCAATTTGGCTATGCAGGCATGAACATCCTCACCAAATTCTCCCTCAACCATGGCATGAGCCACTATGTCCTGGTGGTCTATCGACACGCCTTTGCCACTCTCTCCATTGCCCCGTTCGCCCTCATTCTTGAGAGGTAGATTGATCCAGCATACATTTTTAGTTCAAATCTCATAAAATGCTGAAGGCATTTTTAACGAATAGGAATTCACGTCCGAGGATGACTTGGCCAATCTTTATGCAAATATTTGCGCTTGGACTGCTCGGGTCAGTACTTGCACCAACATAATGTTCAGCATCTAATGAATTAGTAATAGTTTCATGTGTAAAATTTGAAGGCCGGTCATCGACCAGAACTTCTACTATGCTGGCTTGAAGTTCACCTCACCAACCTTCTCTTGCGCAATGAGCAACATGTTACCTGCCATGACATTTGTGTTGGCCATCATATTCAGGTAATTAAGTAGAGAATTAAAAGCTTCTTTTCAAGTGGGATATGAACTACTAAAGGATCTATTGAAGCAAATTTAAAACTGTACTATATGAACTATAGTGCAAGATATGATGAGATGCTATGCAGTCATCTACTGCAGTTTCATATGCTCATGTACTATATTTTTTTAGTTATAGAAACCATATAAAACTTATAGAACTCAAAATTGCAATATATAAATAAACTAAATGACAGGATGGAGAGGCTTGACCTGAAACAAGTGAGGAGCCAAGCCAAGTTGATTGGAACTCTGGTGACAGTAGCTGGAGCCATGCTGATGACCCTCTACAAAGGACCTATCATGCACATGGTCTGGACCAAGTACATGCCCATTCATCCCAGCGAATCTGACTCAGCCACCGATGATTCGTCTGGCAAGAACTGGTTCATGGGCTGCATCTTCCTCATCATTGCAACTCTTGCGTGGGCATCTTTCTTTGTCCTTCAGGTGATGTATATCAAAACTTTGTGTTCTGTGTCATAGCCAACTGAATTGGACTTGTTATGCTTCAACAGACTGCAGCATTGGAGAGATACAGAGCCCACTTCTCGCTCACCACATTGATATGCCTTATTGGCACTCTCCAAGCCATTGTTGTCACCTTTGTTATGGAGCACAAGTTTTCTGTGTGGAGCATCGGGTTCGACATGAACCTCCTTGCTGCTGCCTATGCTGTtagtctcttttcttctcctccttaACTTTGTGTGCGCAATCTAGGACTCAGAATTAAGGACACTTTTGGTGTGTAGGGTATAGTGACATCCGGTATTGCCTACCACGTACAAGGTTTGGTGATTCAAGACAAAGGACCAGTCTTCGCATCTGCCTTCAGCCCTTTGATGATGATTATAGTGGCCATAATGGGCTCTTTCATTCTTGCAGAGAAAATATATTTGGGAGGGTGAGACACTAACAGTCAAACCATTCATATAACCTTGCTGAATAACCAAAATTTCCACTATTTCTCTTGTAGTGTGATTGGTGCAGTCCTTATTGTTGCTGGCCTGTACTCGGTTCTCTGGGGAAAGCACAAGGAAGACAAGGAGAAGAAGCAGATGGAGGCCATGGAAATtccaatggccatgaaggaagctcaaggagTCATGGAACCAGATGATGTAGTGGAGAAGGCCACAGCAAAAGAAGAACATGACATGATCTGCTGAGGATGAGGCTGCTGTAGAAGTTAGTGTTCAGATCATAGTAAATCAGTGAAGGTGAGAAAGGGATTTCGAGTATCTCATTGTCGAATATATCGATACAAGGTGTGTGGAATCAAGGGCTAAAGCCACTTTTCATCTTTCTGCGCTTTTTAGCTTCATCTAGTTCTTGTTTTCAGCTCTTCATGTAATAGCAAGTTGCAGGAAAAATGGCAATCAAGACCTTTTTTTACTGTCAACATGTATGATTTTCCAGTTTGTGCCAGTCAATACTCAGGAGTCAGCACCCAGACTGTTTTTTAAAGCATTTAATGGTGGCAAGCATCTGATGGAATAAACTGAGCAAAACTTGGGCTGACCTTGCACTCTTTCAAGATGCACTCTTGCAGGTGTTTCACTATACACGACAATATTAACATCTCTTTGCCCAACATTACTTTTCCCTTCTATATAACAATTTATTAATCTCATATATTGTGAAATATATACATGAAAAAACAATAGAATTATACCAACACTTGGAAAAAAAACTATAACTTTACCAATGAATGAAAACTTAATTTAGAAGGAGAACTCACCAGAAAATTGCTATTTTTTTGGTTCACATGCATCAGCAGTCTTCATTTTCCCACGGACAATAACCAATCAAAGAATCTTGTTTAGTCCGTTACTTTTGATTTCGATGGAATTAGGCACGCCACTCggggcattggtcgagggggcgCATCCTCTGCGAGCCGGCCTTGAGCGGGCATGGCGTGTCGAAGGGCGGCACCATGCAGTTGTACTGCAGGCAGAGAGACGCACCGGCGGGGAGGGCGACGGCTGCCGGACCGATCTTGATCCCTGTCAAGAAGTTGTGCTGCAGGTAGAGCAACTGCATGCCGTTGCTGAGCCCCTGTACCAAGCGGGGGGGCACCTCCCCGGTGAACCGGTTGTTGTTGAGGTAGAGGCGGCCCACAGCGGCCAGCTGCGGTGGCACGGCCCCCCACAGGCGATTGTAGCTCAGGTCTACCACCGGGATGACAACGTCCTCTTGCGGGGGCGCCAACGGCCCGGAGAAGGCGTTGCGCTGCAGCCGGAGTGCGGCGAGCTGGAACGCGAACACGGCCTCCGGGATCGGGCCCTCGAGCACATTCGAGCTGAGGTCGAGGAAATTGAGCCGCGTGAGGGGCGGGAGCACTGAGTCGATGCGGCCGGCGAGGGCATTGGAGCAGAGGGCGAGGTACTGTAGCGAGGTCGGCAACGGCGGGAGGGGGCCGGAGAGCTGGTTGTGCTTGAGATCGAGTCGGAGGAGCGAGGAGGAGGCTGGGAAGGGCGGGAGGAAACCGGAGAGCTGATTGTGGCAGAGAATGAGGTTGGAGAGCACTGGCGCGGAAGCGAGTGACTCGGGGACTGGACCAGAGAGTAGGTTATAGCTGAGATCGAGGGTGCGAAGGCGGGGAAGGCCGCCGAGACCTGCGGGGACGGCGCCGGAAAGCAGATTCTTACTAAGAGCGACGAAACGGAGGTCAAAGCAATCAGCAAGAGTATCAGGAATGGGACCAGAGACGCGGCCCGGGAGGAGGGAGAGCTCGGCAAGCGCGGTAAGTAGACCGATCGCGGGGTCGAGTCGGCCCAGCAGTCCCGGAGCCCCCGCGCGTGGATCACCGAGTGCTAGCGTCACGACGCGATCCCTGGCGCAGAACACGCCGGTGAAGGCGCAGGGGTCGGCAGTGAAGTCCCAGGACGAGAAGAAATCCGATCCAGGCATGTCCTCGAGGCCCTTGCGGATGGACTGCAATGCCAAGAAGTCCACAGGGTCCAGAACCGCCGCCGCAGCCCTGAAACTTACCACCATCACCGCCACCGTCACAAAGCGCCGCCACCCCATCTGCATCACCTCCTGGTCCAGTTCCAATGGAAGTGTGGATGTGCGTGAAAGGCGGAGGTGCAGAAGACAGCCTTGCTCGGGTGTTTTCTCGTTGAGGATGGCGTGAGCGCTTTAATGGTGGAAccggagagagagggagagggagagagagaagcgagaagaggaagaagaagctcaaCTCGTGGCTTTCCTTTCATCCGCTTGGAGAAGGCGGCGGCAATAGACACGACAAGAGACACGATGCCTCAATCCTCCCCCTTCACGGTTCCATTTTGCTGGCCCCCGAAACTAAATGGGCCCAGAAAAAGGAGGTACAAGGAGAAGGGTAACCAAGTGGGCTATCCAAATGGGAGGCGGATAAGAATTCGTTTTTTCCTCAACAAAGTAGCAGTCGCATAATTAGTAGTATAGGGCAGGATGGCAACGGTCGAATTTTTCACGCGCCCTGTGGCCGGTTAAGCGTTATTGCCTTATTGGCACTGGTACATCCGTACATGCCTTTGCAGCCTCACTTCACGTGAGTGCCACGTGAAATTGGGTGAATTAGAGGGATAAGTATTACTGGCCCTTTAATTGTGTTTAATTATGAGCATAATTATCATAGGATCAGGATAATCTTATACTTTCCATGTGTAAATATATCTCATTAGTAAAATAAATAGATTAATGTTTTTCAATagaaaaggaattaaaaaaaacatattaaaaatagATTTGAATTTGAAGCAACACAAAGTAAAATTCTgtttttcaattaaaaaaaaaaactaaagttgGCTTCTATAACAAACCATGTCACTAGTCGTATAGTTAGTATTTTCGATAGAgtggttttaaaaaattctaaatattagtgtttttatcatccaaaaatttaaatttaaaataaaaaaagttgaaaataaacttagatttaaaaattttaatcttagCATGTGGTTCTAGTTGAAACAATAATTTATCAATCTTCAAAGTTTATCTATGAtt from Zingiber officinale cultivar Zhangliang chromosome 4B, Zo_v1.1, whole genome shotgun sequence includes:
- the LOC121975978 gene encoding LRR receptor-like serine/threonine-protein kinase ERL2 isoform X1; its protein translation is MQMGWRRFVTVAVMVVSFRAAAAVLDPVDFLALQSIRKGLEDMPGSDFFSSWDFTADPCAFTGVFCARDRVVTLALGDPRAGAPGLLGRLDPAIGLLTALAELSLLPGRVSGPIPDTLADCFDLRFVALSKNLLSGAVPAGLGGLPRLRTLDLSYNLLSGPVPESLASAPVLSNLILCHNQLSGFLPPFPASSSLLRLDLKHNQLSGPLPPLPTSLQYLALCSNALAGRIDSVLPPLTRLNFLDLSSNVLEGPIPEAVFAFQLAALRLQRNAFSGPLAPPQEDVVIPVVDLSYNRLWGAVPPQLAAVGRLYLNNNRFTGEVPPRLVQGLSNGMQLLYLQHNFLTGIKIGPAAVALPAGASLCLQYNCMVPPFDTPCPLKAGSQRMRPLDQCPEWRA
- the LOC121975978 gene encoding LRR receptor-like serine/threonine-protein kinase ER1 isoform X2; translation: MQMGWRRFVTVAVMVVSFRAAAAVLDPVDFLALQSIRKGLEDMPGSDFFSSWDFTADPCAFTGVFCARDRVVTLALGDPRAGAPGLLGRLDPAIGLLTALAELSLLPGRVSGLGGLPRLRTLDLSYNLLSGPVPESLASAPVLSNLILCHNQLSGFLPPFPASSSLLRLDLKHNQLSGPLPPLPTSLQYLALCSNALAGRIDSVLPPLTRLNFLDLSSNVLEGPIPEAVFAFQLAALRLQRNAFSGPLAPPQEDVVIPVVDLSYNRLWGAVPPQLAAVGRLYLNNNRFTGEVPPRLVQGLSNGMQLLYLQHNFLTGIKIGPAAVALPAGASLCLQYNCMVPPFDTPCPLKAGSQRMRPLDQCPEWRA
- the LOC121975979 gene encoding WAT1-related protein At5g07050-like, producing MKNNQGRWSRYFVTCKPYLAMISLQFGYAGMNILTKFSLNHGMSHYVLVVYRHAFATLSIAPFALILERNSRPRMTWPIFMQIFALGLLGPVIDQNFYYAGLKFTSPTFSCAMSNMLPAMTFVLAIIFRMERLDLKQVRSQAKLIGTLVTVAGAMLMTLYKGPIMHMVWTKYMPIHPSESDSATDDSSGKNWFMGCIFLIIATLAWASFFVLQTAALERYRAHFSLTTLICLIGTLQAIVVTFVMEHKFSVWSIGFDMNLLAAAYAGIVTSGIAYHVQGLVIQDKGPVFASAFSPLMMIIVAIMGSFILAEKIYLGGVIGAVLIVAGLYSVLWGKHKEDKEKKQMEAMEIPMAMKEAQGVMEPDDVVEKATAKEEHDMIC